A single region of the Bacteroidales bacterium genome encodes:
- a CDS encoding DegT/DnrJ/EryC1/StrS family aminotransferase, translating to MINVTQPYLPPLEEFQEYLKKIWDSKWLTNNGKFHEEFEQKLSEYLGVKYVSLFANGTLALITALKVLNIKGEVITTPYSFVATAHSLLWNNIKPVFVDIENDYCNIDPEKIESAITPQTTAILPVHVYGNSCQTEKVQKIAKKNNLKVIYDAAHSFGVKQNGQSILNFGDLSILSFHATKIFTTFEGGAIVSHDAETKQKIDQLKNFGFMDEVTVIGTGINAKMSEFQSAFGLLSLKYIDKAIEKRKLISETYQSALANIKGISFLKSMKDVKHNYSYFPIFINQSEYGISRDKIYEKLKQNNIYCRRYFYPLISEFPAYNGLSSSPRENLPVAYKKAEQVLCLPIYPDLEIEQVQYICKIINKFSE from the coding sequence AGAATATCTCAAAAAAATCTGGGATAGCAAATGGCTTACAAATAACGGAAAGTTTCATGAAGAATTCGAACAAAAATTATCTGAATATCTTGGTGTCAAATATGTTTCATTATTTGCAAACGGAACTCTGGCTTTAATAACAGCATTGAAAGTTTTAAACATAAAAGGAGAAGTAATTACAACACCTTACAGTTTTGTTGCCACAGCTCATTCTCTTTTGTGGAATAACATAAAGCCGGTTTTTGTTGATATTGAAAATGACTATTGCAATATAGATCCGGAAAAAATCGAATCCGCAATTACACCACAAACCACTGCCATACTCCCTGTTCATGTTTATGGCAATTCCTGCCAGACAGAAAAAGTTCAAAAAATTGCAAAAAAAAACAATTTAAAAGTAATTTATGATGCAGCACATTCTTTCGGTGTAAAACAAAACGGGCAAAGTATTTTAAACTTTGGAGATTTATCGATACTTAGTTTTCATGCAACAAAAATTTTTACAACATTTGAAGGTGGAGCAATAGTAAGTCATGATGCAGAAACAAAACAAAAAATAGACCAACTGAAAAATTTCGGCTTTATGGACGAAGTAACTGTTATAGGAACCGGAATTAATGCAAAGATGAGCGAATTTCAATCTGCATTTGGTTTATTGAGTTTGAAATATATTGATAAAGCAATTGAAAAAAGAAAATTAATTTCAGAAACATATCAAAGTGCTCTTGCAAACATAAAAGGAATAAGTTTTTTAAAAAGCATGAAAGATGTGAAGCACAATTACTCTTATTTTCCGATATTTATTAACCAAAGTGAATACGGAATTTCAAGAGATAAAATTTACGAAAAATTAAAACAGAATAATATTTATTGCCGCCGATATTTTTATCCGCTAATCAGTGAATTTCCGGCATATAACGGACTTTCTTCATCTCCCCGTGAAAACCTACCAGTAGCATATAAAAAAGCAGAGCAAGTTTTATGTCTGCCTATTTATCCCGATTTGGAAATAGAGCAAGTACAATATATTTGTAAAATCATCAATAAATTTTCCGAATAA
- a CDS encoding winged helix-turn-helix transcriptional regulator yields MNKEKTTYKIPKSESETNAFLNYGCPSPVFENFQHGFRVTVFSRQNNNKKTDLKNIGGNVIVLKKIIELMRANPSISIPDISAICNKGVTIVKEYINKLKSKNIIRRIGPDKGGHWEVIK; encoded by the coding sequence TTGAATAAAGAAAAAACAACATATAAAATACCCAAATCAGAAAGCGAAACTAATGCATTTTTAAATTATGGATGCCCATCCCCTGTTTTTGAAAACTTCCAACATGGATTTAGAGTTACAGTATTTTCGAGACAAAACAATAACAAAAAAACCGACCTGAAAAATATAGGTGGCAATGTTATTGTATTAAAAAAAATAATCGAATTAATGAGAGCCAATCCTTCAATTTCAATTCCTGACATATCTGCAATTTGTAATAAAGGTGTTACAATCGTGAAGGAATATATAAATAAACTAAAAAGTAAAAATATAATCAGAAGAATTGGTCCAGACAAAGGCGGGCATTGGGAGGTAATAAAATGA
- a CDS encoding WbqC family protein encodes MKLAIMQPYFFPYIGYFQLINAVDKFVIYDDVTFIKQGWINRNRILLNSKEHLITLNLKKASSFKFINDIEIHDNRNKILKTIEMAYKKAPFYNNTFSLIEEIIFFNEKNLSYFLKNSINKLAAFLNIKTEFILSSTLIKNNDIKGQNKVIDICKKMNTSTYINSIGGQELYSKEIFLKNNIYLKFIKSKPIIYNQFKNEFVSCLSIIDILMFNSKEEIAGMLNQYELI; translated from the coding sequence ATGAAATTAGCTATAATGCAACCATATTTTTTCCCGTATATTGGATATTTCCAGCTAATAAATGCTGTTGATAAATTTGTAATTTACGATGATGTAACTTTTATAAAACAAGGTTGGATTAACCGAAACCGCATATTACTTAACAGCAAAGAACATTTAATTACACTAAATTTAAAAAAAGCCAGTTCATTTAAATTTATTAATGACATCGAAATTCATGATAATAGAAATAAGATATTAAAAACAATTGAAATGGCATATAAAAAAGCTCCATTTTATAATAATACATTTTCGTTAATCGAAGAAATTATTTTTTTTAATGAAAAAAATTTATCTTATTTTCTTAAAAACAGCATTAATAAATTAGCTGCTTTTCTTAATATTAAAACTGAATTTATTTTATCGTCAACTTTAATAAAAAACAACGATATAAAAGGACAGAACAAAGTAATTGATATATGCAAAAAAATGAATACTTCCACTTATATAAATTCTATTGGAGGACAAGAACTATACTCTAAAGAGATTTTTTTAAAAAATAACATATACTTGAAATTCATAAAATCAAAACCAATAATTTACAACCAATTTAAAAATGAATTTGTATCTTGTCTTTCAATTATAGATATATTGATGTTTAATTCAAAAGAAGAAATTGCAGGAATGCTTAACCAATATGAATTAATATGA
- a CDS encoding GNAT family N-acetyltransferase — protein MKVTIRPLEESDALLSYKWRNDEDIWKYTGNKPDKKITLKIEKEWIKKVIVKHNEKRFAICVGNEMEYVGNVQLTDITKDNAQFHIFIGKKKYHGLGIGTQATKLIIDYGFKKIKIKTIYLTVNPENIAAVRSYEKCGFKIISKSDNELKMEIKNYD, from the coding sequence ATGAAAGTTACAATCAGACCACTCGAAGAAAGCGATGCTTTATTATCTTATAAATGGAGAAATGATGAAGATATTTGGAAATACACTGGAAATAAGCCTGACAAAAAAATAACATTAAAAATCGAAAAAGAATGGATTAAGAAAGTTATTGTTAAACACAATGAAAAAAGATTTGCAATCTGTGTTGGAAACGAAATGGAATATGTAGGAAATGTTCAGCTAACAGATATAACAAAAGATAATGCACAATTCCATATATTCATAGGTAAAAAAAAATATCACGGATTAGGAATTGGAACGCAGGCAACAAAACTGATTATTGATTATGGATTTAAAAAAATAAAAATAAAAACAATATACCTGACAGTAAATCCCGAAAATATTGCCGCTGTTAGGTCATACGAAAAATGCGGTTTTAAAATAATATCAAAATCTGATAATGAATTAAAAATGGAAATAAAAAATTATGACTGA
- a CDS encoding glycosyltransferase, whose translation MTECLNRMVSVFMITYNHEKYIAKALESILMQKVEFDFEVVIGEDCSTDNTRNIILKYADKYPDKFKLLLHERNIGPMANHIAVLNACTGKYIAMLEGDDYWISPLKLKTQVDFLEANPEYSICSHNAIVEYEETGEKIEWLGREQKETITLDDLLAFGSGGATCSLIFRNKIFRNSLDLFYTLPSLDWISQILCASKGKMKYFKEPMGVYRRTISGNSTDAGIKEAKKQNKEWLGIPYKNTLKIIDAIDKYFDYKKKMLLNNQRIYCYYVLAKTFDEHNKSIKAILFSLKTLKYYFGNYPFLTKEIKKDTKKTLCKNSIIKIKQIIITFINKCRI comes from the coding sequence ATGACTGAATGCTTAAATCGTATGGTTTCAGTTTTCATGATTACTTATAACCATGAAAAATATATTGCAAAAGCATTAGAAAGCATTTTGATGCAAAAAGTCGAATTTGATTTTGAAGTTGTTATAGGTGAAGATTGCTCAACAGACAATACCCGCAATATTATTTTAAAATATGCAGACAAGTATCCGGATAAGTTTAAATTACTGCTTCATGAGAGAAATATTGGACCAATGGCTAACCATATCGCAGTGCTAAATGCATGCACCGGCAAATATATTGCAATGCTTGAAGGCGATGATTACTGGATAAGCCCTCTCAAATTAAAGACACAAGTTGATTTTTTAGAAGCTAATCCTGAATACTCAATATGTTCTCACAATGCTATTGTTGAGTATGAAGAAACAGGCGAAAAAATCGAATGGCTTGGCAGAGAACAAAAGGAAACTATAACACTTGATGATTTATTAGCTTTTGGAAGTGGAGGCGCAACATGCTCTTTAATTTTCAGAAATAAAATATTTAGAAACTCACTTGATTTATTTTATACTTTGCCCAGCCTTGACTGGATATCACAAATATTATGCGCCAGCAAAGGAAAAATGAAATATTTTAAAGAACCTATGGGGGTTTACAGAAGAACAATCAGTGGAAATTCAACCGATGCCGGAATAAAAGAAGCAAAAAAGCAGAATAAAGAATGGCTCGGTATTCCGTATAAAAATACACTGAAAATAATTGATGCAATAGATAAATATTTTGATTATAAAAAAAAGATGCTTTTGAATAATCAAAGAATTTATTGTTACTATGTTTTGGCAAAAACTTTTGACGAGCACAACAAATCAATAAAAGCAATTTTATTTTCATTAAAAACATTAAAATATTACTTTGGTAATTATCCATTTCTCACAAAAGAAATAAAAAAAGACACAAAGAAAACACTATGTAAAAACAGTATTATAAAAATCAAACAAATTATTATTACTTTTATAAATAAATGCAGAATATGA
- a CDS encoding FkbM family methyltransferase: MTNKILSHNEISENPPVLIDIGASAHLPEDWRVIAPYSICIAFDADNRDIDYIVNEEKKYKKLYTFNSIVVDSNEELTDFFLTKSPYCSSTLKPLNKQLEEWSFYKFFEIEKSVKIKSTNLQTVLNKLNVKQIDWFKTDSQGTDLMIFKSLGQDIYSNILVADFEPGIIDAYQNEDKLYHLLEFMDKSNFWISDINIGGNQKINKTIKELFFNDMNEFQLQSILKYSPTCAEITYINNFKKNNLTKRDFLLGIVFSIIKNQLPFALELAYLGKQRFNESFFDEIKDYLLQLIKNKLCTLNNSSQKSSINNKKDFIKDFIPPILLKFYRKTL; the protein is encoded by the coding sequence ATGACAAACAAAATATTATCACATAATGAGATTTCTGAAAACCCTCCGGTATTAATTGATATCGGAGCTTCGGCTCATTTACCCGAAGATTGGAGGGTAATAGCTCCATATTCAATCTGTATTGCTTTTGATGCCGATAACAGAGATATTGACTATATTGTTAACGAAGAAAAAAAATACAAAAAACTTTATACATTTAACTCAATTGTTGTTGATAGCAATGAAGAATTAACTGATTTCTTTTTAACAAAATCACCATATTGTTCAAGTACTTTAAAACCATTAAACAAGCAATTGGAAGAATGGAGTTTCTACAAGTTTTTTGAAATTGAAAAAAGCGTAAAAATTAAATCTACTAATCTGCAAACTGTTTTAAACAAATTAAATGTTAAACAAATTGATTGGTTTAAAACAGATTCCCAAGGCACCGATTTAATGATTTTTAAAAGCTTGGGACAAGATATTTATTCTAACATACTTGTTGCAGATTTCGAACCGGGCATTATTGATGCTTACCAAAATGAAGATAAATTATATCATTTATTGGAATTCATGGATAAATCTAATTTTTGGATTTCTGATATAAATATAGGTGGAAATCAAAAAATAAATAAAACAATAAAAGAATTATTTTTTAATGATATGAATGAATTCCAACTTCAGTCAATATTAAAATACTCACCTACTTGTGCGGAAATAACATATATAAATAATTTCAAAAAAAACAATTTAACAAAAAGAGATTTTTTGCTTGGAATAGTTTTTTCAATTATTAAAAATCAATTACCGTTTGCATTAGAATTAGCATATTTGGGAAAGCAAAGATTTAATGAATCTTTCTTTGATGAAATTAAAGATTATTTATTACAATTAATTAAAAATAAATTATGTACTTTAAATAATTCTTCACAAAAATCATCAATAAATAATAAAAAAGATTTTATTAAGGATTTTATTCCGCCAATTTTATTGAAATTTTATAGAAAAACATTGTAA